A single region of the Mus caroli chromosome 16, CAROLI_EIJ_v1.1, whole genome shotgun sequence genome encodes:
- the Son gene encoding protein SON isoform X4 has translation MAADIEQVFRSFVVSKFREIQQELSSGRSEGQLNGETNTPIEGNQAGDTAASARSLPNEEIVQKIEEVLSGVLDTELRYKPDLKEASRKSRCVSVQTDPTDEVPTKKSKKHKKHKNKKKKKKKEKEKKYKRQPEESESKLKSHHDGNVDLESDSFLKFDSEPSAVALEHPVRAFGLSEASETPLVLEPPVVSMEVQESHVLETLKPATKAAELSVVSTSVISEPSEQPVPGMLEPSMTKILDSFTAAPVPMSTAALKSPEPVITMSVEYQKSVLKSLETMPPETSKTTLVEPPIAKVVEPSETLTIVSETPTEVHPEPSPSTMDFPESSTTDVQRLPEQPVEAPSEIADSSMTRPQESLELPKTTAVELQESSVASALELPGPPATSILELQGPPVTPVPELPGPSATPVPELSGPLSTPVPELPGPPATAVPELPGPSVTPVPQLLQELPGPPAPSMGLEPPQEVPEPPVMAQELSGVPAVSAAIELTGQPAVTVAMELTEQPVTTTEFEQPVAMTTVEHPGHPEVTTATGLLGQPEAAMVLELPGQPVATTALELSGQPSVTGVPELSGLPSATRALELSGQSVATGALELPGQLMATGALEFSGQSGAAGALELLGQPLATGVLELPGQPGAPELPGQPVATVALEISVQSVVTTSELSTMTVSQSMEVPSTTALESYNTVAQELPTTLVGETSVTVGVDPLMAQESHMLASNTMETHMLASNTMDSQMLASNTMDSQMLASNTMDSQMLASSTMDSQMLASSTMDSQMLATSTMDSQMLATSSMDSQMLATSSMDSQMLATSSMDSQMLATSSMDSQMLATSSMDSQMLATSSMXMDSQMLATSSMDSQMLATSSMDSQMLASGAMDSQMLASGTMDAQMLASGTMDAQMLASSTQDSAMMGSKSPDPYRLAQDPYRLAQDPYRLGHDPYRLGHDAYRLGQDPYRLGHDPYRLTPDPYRVSPRPYRIAPRSYRIAPRPYRLAPRPLMLASRRSMMMSYAAERSMMSSYERSMMSYERSMMSPMAERSMMSAYERSMMSAYERSMMSPMAERSMMSAYERSMMSAYERSMMSPMADRSMMSMGADRSMMSSYSAADRSMMSSYSAADRSMMSSYTDRSMMSMAADSYTDSYTDSYTEAYMVPPLPPEEPPTMPPLPPEEPPMTPPLPPEEPPEGPALSTEQSALTADNTWSTEVTLPTGESLSQPEPPVSQSEISEPMAVPANYSVSESETSMLASEAVMTVPEPAREPESSVTSTPVESAVVAEHEMVPERPMTYMVSETTMSAEPAVLTSEASVLSETSETYDSMRPSGHAISEVTMSLLEPAVTISQPAESSLELPSMTVPAPSTMTTTESPVVAVPEIPAVAVPEPPIMAVPELPTMAVVETPAVAVPEPLVAAPEPPTMTTPELCSLSVSEPPVAVSELPALADPEHAITAVSGVSSLEPSVPILEPAVSVLQPVMIVSEPSVPVQEPTVAVLEPAVIVSEHTQITSPEMAVESSPGIVDSSVMSSQIMKGMNLLGGDENLGPEVGMQETLLHPGEEPRDGGHLKSDLYENEYDRNADLTVNSHLIVKDAEHNTVCATTIGPVGEASEEKLLPISETKEITELATCPAVSEADVGRSLSSQLALELDTVGTSKRFEFVTASAPFSESKYDVEVSVTTQDTEHDMVISTSPSGGSEADIEGPLPAKDIHLDLSSTNFVCKDVEDSLPITESDQAVAVALSPKESSEDTEVPLPNKEIVQESGYSASIDEINEADLVRPLLPKDMERLTSLRAGIEGPSLASEVERDKSAASPVVISIPERASESSSEEKDDYEIFVKVKDTHEKSKKNKNRDKGEKEKKRDSSLRSRSKRSKSSEHKSRKRTSESRSRARKRSSKSKSHRSQTRSRSRSRRRRRSSRSRSKSRGRRSVSKEKRKRSPKHRSKSRERKRKRSSSRDNRKTARARSRTPSRRSRSHTPSRRRRSRSVGRRRSFSISPSRRSRTPSRRSRTPSRRSRTPSRRSRTPSRRSRTPSRRSRTPSRRRRSRSVVRRRSFSISPVRLRRSRTPLRRRFSRSPIRRKRSRSSERGRSPKRLTDLDKAQLLEIAKANAAAMCAKAGVPLPPNLKPAPPPTIEEKVAKKSGGATIEELTEKCKQIAQSKEDDDVIVNKPHVSDEEEEEPPFYHHPFKLSEPKPIFFNLNIAAAKPTPPKSQVTLTKEFPVSSGSQHRKKEADSVYGEWVPVEKNGEESKDDDNVFSSSLPSEGRVKRQGRVKRQMKQPAASHLTVTRCNSLCGTKPQSEKHRIAEKSVITSLPNIGPSMHLWEGSPRYNYLASRFASRLYSSRFWW, from the exons TGGAAGGAGTGAAGGCCAGCTGAATGGTGAAACAAATACACCCATTGAAGGAAACCAGGCAGGTGACACAGCTGCCTCTGCAAGGAGTCTCCCAAATGAAGAGATAGTGCAGAAGATAGAGGAGGTCCTTTCTGGGGTCTTAGATACAGAGCTACGATACAAGCCAG ACTTGAAAGAGGCCTCCAGAAAAAGTAGATGCGTATCTGTGCAAACAGATCCTACTGATGAAGTGCCCACCAAAAAGTCAAAGAAGCAtaaaaagcacaaaaacaaaaagaagaaaaagaagaaagaaaaagaaaaaaaatataaaagacaaccAGAAGAATCTGAGTCCAAGCTGAAATCTCATCATGATGGGAATGTTGATCTAGAATCTGATTCCTTCTTAAAGTTTGATTCTGAACCTTCAGCAGTGGCACTGGAACATCCTGTAAGAGCATTTGGCTTATCTGAGGCCAGTGAGACCCCCTTAGTGCTGGAACCTCCAGTAGTCTCAATGGAGGTTCAGGAGTCACATGTTCTAGAGACGCTGAAGCCAGCTACAAAAGCTGCAGAACTGTCAGTTGTATCTACATCAGTAATCTCAGAGCCGTCTGAGCAGCCTGTGCCAGGTATGCTGGAGCCATCAATGACAAAGATTCTGGATTCCTTCACAGCAGCACCAGTGCCTATGTCAACAGCAGCGCTGAAGTCACCTGAGCCCGTTATAACAATGTCAGTGGAATATCAGAAGTCTGTGCTGAAATCTTTGGAGACTATGCCTCCAGAGACGTCAAAGACCACGCTGGTAGAGCCTCCCATAGCAAAAGTGGTTGAGCCATCAGAAACCCTCACAATAGTGTCAGAGACACCTACTGAGGTGCACCCTGAACCAAGCCCATCAACAATGGATTTTCCAGAGTCATCTACAACTGACGTGCAAAGATTGCCAGAGCAGCCTGTAGAAGCACCATCGGAGATTGCAGATTCATCCATGACAAGACCTCAGGAGTCACTGGAGCTGCCTAAGACCACAGCGGTGGAGCTGCAGGAGTCGTCGGTGGCCTCAGCCCTGGAGTTGCCGGGGCCACCTGCGACCTCCATTCTGGAGTTGCAGGGGCCCCCTGTGACTCCAGTGCCAGAGTTGCCTGGGCCCTCTGCCACCCCAGTGCCAGAGTTGTCAGGGCCCCTTTCTACCCCAGTGCCTGAGTTGCCAGGGCCCCCTGCGACAGCGGTCCCTGAGTTGCCGGGGCCCTCTGTGACACCAGTGCCACAGTTGTTGCAGGAATTGCCAGGGCCTCCAGCACCATCCATGGGGTTGGAGCCACCACAGGAGGTACCAGAGCCACCTGTGATGGCACAGGAGTTATCAGGGGTGCCTGCAGTGTCGGCAGCGATAGAGTTGACAGGGCAACCTGCAGTAACAGTAGCAATGGAGTTGACCGAACAACCTGTGACGACGACAGAGTTCGAGCAGCCTGTGGCGATGACAACGGTGGAGCATCCTGGGCATCCTGAGGTGACAACAGCTACAGGGTTGCTGGGGCAGCCAGAGGCAGCAATGGTGCTGGAGttgccaggacagccagtggcAACCACAGCGCTGGAGTTGTCTGGGCAGCCTTCGGTGACTGGGGTGCCAGAGTTGTCAGGGCTGCCTTCGGCAACTAGGGCACTGGAGTTGTCAGGGCAGTCTGTGGCAACTGGGGCATTAGAGTTGCCTGGTCAGCTCATGGCAACTGGGGCACTGGAGTTTTCGGGGCAGTCTGGGGCAGCTGGAGCACTGGAGCTTTTGGGGCAGCCCCTAGCAACGGGGGTGCTAGAGTTACCAGGGCAGCCTGGAGCGCCAGAGTTGCCTGGGCAGCCTGTGGCAACTGTGGCGCTGGAGATCTCTGTTCAGTCTGTGGTGACAACATCGGAGCTGTCAACGATGACCGTGTCGCAGTCCATGGAGGTGCCCTCGACGACAGCGCTGGAATCCTATAATACGGTAGCACAGGAGCTGCCTACTACATTGGTGGGGGAGACTTCTGTAACAGTAGGAGTGGATCCCTTGATGGCCCAAGAATCCCATATGTTAGCTTCTAACACCATGGAGACCCATATGTTAGCATCCAATACCATGGACTCCCAGATGCTAGCATCCAACACTATGGATTCTCAGATGCTAGCATCCAATACCATGGACTCCCAGATGTTAGCCTCTAGCACCATGGACTCCCAGATGTTAGCCTCTAGCACCATGGACTCCCAGATGTTAGCAACTAGCACCATGGACTCCCAGATGTTAGCAACTAGCTCTATGGACTCCCAGATGTTAGCAACTAGCTCTATGGACTCCCAGATGTTAGCAACCAGCAGTATGGACTCCCAGATGTTAGCAACCAGCAGTATGGACTCCCAGATGTTAGCAACCAGCAGTATGGACTCCCAGATGTTAGCAACCAGTTCCATGGANATGGACTCCCAGATGTTAGCAACCAGCAGTATGGACTCCCAGATGTTAGCAACCAGTTCCATGGACTCCCAGATGTTAGCATCTGGTGCTATGGATTCTCAGATGTTAGCTTCTGGCACTATGGATGCTCAGATGTTAGCATCTGGTACCATGGATGCCCAAATGTTAGCATCTAGTACCCAGGATTCTGCTATGATGGGTTCAAAGTCTCCTGATCCCTATAGGTTAGCTCAGGATCCTTACAGATTAGCTCAGGATCCCTATAGGTTGGGTCATGACCCCTACAGGTTAGGCCATGATGCTTACAGGTTAGGACAAGACCCTTATAGATTAGGCCATGATCCCTACAGACTAACTCCGGATCCCTATAGGGTGTCACCTAGGCCCTATAGGATAGCACCTAGGTCCTATAGGATAGCACCTAGGCCATACAGGTTAGCACCTAGACCCTTGATGTTAGCATCTAGACGTTCTATGATGATGTCCTATGCTGCAGAACGTTCCATGATGTCATCTTATGAGCGCTCTATGATGTCTTATGAACGCTCTATGATGTCCCCTATGGCTGAACGCTCTATGATGTCGGCCTATGAGCGCTCCATGATGTCAGCTTATGAGCGCTCCATGATGTCTCCTATGGCTGAGCGTTCTATGATGTCAGCTTATGAGCGCTCTATGATGTCAGCTTATGAACGCTCCATGATGTCTCCTATGGCTGATCGATCCATGATGTCTATGGGTGCCGACCGGTCTATGATGTCGTCGTACTCTGCAGCTGACCGGTCTATGATGTCATCGTACTCTGCAGCTGATCGATCAATGATGTCATCTTACACTGATCGATCAATGATGTCTATGGCAGCTGATTCTTACACTGATTCTTATACTGATTCCTATACGGAGGCATATATGGTgccacctttgcctcctgaagaGCCCCCAACAATGCCACCATTGCCACCCGAGGAACCACCAATGACACCCCCATTAcctcctgaggaaccaccagaggGTCCAGCGTTATCAACAGAGCAGTCAGCATTAACAGCTGACAATACTTGGTCTACAGAGGTGACATTACCTACTGGAGAATCTCTATCACAGCCTGAGCCTCCTGTGAGTCAAAGTGAGATTTCAGAGCCTATGGCAGTACCTGCTAATTATTCAGTGTCAGAATCAGAAACTTCAATGTTAGCATCAGAGGCTGTTATGACTGTTCCAGAACCTGCACGAGAGCCCGAGTCTTCAGTCACATCAACACCAGTTGAGTCTGCTGTAGTAGCAGAACATGAAATGGTTCCAGAGAGACCGATGACTTACATGGTTTCTGAGACTACCATGTCAGCTGAACCAGCTGTGTTAACATCAGAGGCTTCTGTTCTATCAGAGACATCAGAAACATATGATTCCATGAGACCATCAGGACATGCTATCTCAGAGGTAACTATGTCACTCTTGGAGCCAGCAGTAACTATTTCACAGCCAGCAGAGAGCAGTCTAGAGCTCCCATCCATGACTGTCCCAGCACCTTCTACTATGACTACCACAGAATCTCCTGTTGTTGCTGTCCCAGAAATTCCTGCTGTGGCTGTCCCAGAACCTCCCATTATGGCTGTTCCAGAACTCCCCACCATGGCTGTAGTAGAAACCCCCGCTGTGGCTGTCCCAGAACCTCTTGTGGCTGCTCCAGAGCCTCCTACCATGACTACTCCAGAACTTTGCTCCTTATCTGTCTCAGAACCTCCTGTGGCTGTTTCAGAGCTTCCAGCTTTGGCTGATCCAGAGCATGCTATCACTGCAGTGTCAGGTGTTTCTTCCCTGGAGCCTTCTGTGCCTATTTTGGAACCAGCAGTATCAGTCCTTCAACCTGTTATGATTGTTTCAGAGCCATCTGTTCCTGTCCAGGAACCTACTGTGGCAGTTTTAGAACCTGCTGTCATAGTCTCAGAGCACACGCAAATAACATCACCTGAGATGGCTGTAGAGTCTTCACCAGGAATAGTGGACTCTAGTGTTATGTCATCACAGATTATGAAAGGAATGAATTTACTTGGTGGTGATGAAAATCTTGGTCCAGAGGTTGGCATGCAGGAGACTCTGTTGCATCCAGGTGAAGAGCCACGTGATGGAGGACACTTGAAAAGTGACTTGTATGAAAATGAGTATGATAGAAATGCAGACCTTACTGTAAACAGTCATTTAATTGTTAAAGATGCAGAGCATAACACAGTGTGTGCTACTACCATTGGTCCTGTTGGTGAAGCAAGTGAAGAGAAACTTTTGCCTATTAGTGAGACTAAGGAAATCACAGAATTGGCTACCTGTCCTGCCGTCAGTGAAGCTGACGTAGGCAGAAGTCTGTCTTCTCAGCTTGCTCTGGAGCTGGATACAGTAGGAACTAGTAAGAGGTTTGAATTTGTCACAGCATCTGCACCCTTTTCAGAGAGTAAATATGATGTTGAAGTATCTGTAACTACTCAAGATACTGAACATGACATGGTCATTTCCACCAGCCCTAGTGGTGGCAGCGAAGCAGACATAGAGGGACCTTTGCCTGCTAAAGACATTCATCTTGATTTGTCATCAACTAATTTTGTTTGTAAGGATGTAGAAGACTCGTTACCTATCACAGAGAGTGACCAGGCAGTGGCAGTGGCTCTTAGCCCTAAAGAAAGCAGTGAAGATACAGAAGTACCTCTTCCCAATAAAGAAATAGTTCAGGAGTCAGGATATTCTGCCAGCATTGATGAAATTAATGAAGCTGACTTAGTGAGACCATTACTTCCTAAGGACATGGAGCGTCTTACAAGCCTTAGAGCTGGCATTGAAGGACCTTCCCTTGCTAGTGAGGTTGAGCGTGACAAGTCAGCTGCCAGTCCAGTTGTAATCAGCATACCAGAAAGAGCTTCAGAGTCCTCTTCAGAGGAAAAGGATGACTATGAGATTTTTGTAAAAGTCAAAGACACACatgaaaaaagcaagaaaaataaaaaccgtGACAAAggtgagaaggagaagaaaagggactCTTCATTACGGTCTCGGAGTAAGCGTTCCAAGTCTTCTGAACATAAGTCACGCAAGCGCACCAGTGAGTCTCGTTCTCGAGCAAGGAAGAGGTCATCTAAGTCTAAGTCTCATCGTTCTCAGACACGGTCACGGTCACGGTCAAGACGCAGGAGGAGGAGTAGCAGATCAAGATCGAAGTCTAGAGGAAGACGGTCTGTATCAAAAGAGAAACGCAAAAGGTCTCCAAAGCATAGATCCAAGtccagggaaaggaaaaggaaaagatcaAGCTCCCGAGACAACCGGAAAACAGCTCGAGCACGGAGTCGAACTCCAAGTCGGCGGAGTAGGAGTCACACTCCTAGTCGGAGGAGACGGTCTAGATCTGTTGGTAGAAGGAGAAGTTTCAGCATTTCCCCAAGCCGCAGGAGCAGAACCCCAAGCCGCAGGAGCAGAACCCCAAGCCGCAGGAGCAGAACCCCTAGCCGCAGGAGCAGAACCCCCAGCCGAAGGAGCCGAACTCCCAGCCGCAGGAGCCGAACTCCCAGCCGTCGGAGAAGATCACGGTCTGTGGTAAGACGACGAAGCTTCAGTATATCACCGGTCAGATTAAGGCGATCAAGAACACCTTTGAGAAGACGGTTTAGTAGATCTCCCATTCGTCGGAAAAGatccaggtcttctgaaagaggcAGATCGCCCAAACGTCTAACAGATTTGG ATAAGGCTCAATTACTTGAAATAGCCAAAGCTAATGCAGCTGCCATGTGTGCTAAGGCTGGTGTTCCTTTACCACCAAACCTAAAGCCTGCACCTCCACCtacaatagaagagaaagttgctAAAAAGTCTGGAGGAGCTACCATAGAAGAACTAACTGAG aaatgcaaacagaTTGCACAGAGTAAAGAAGATGATGATGTAATAGTGAATAAACCTCATGTTtcggatgaagaggaagaagaacctCCTTTTTATCATCATCCCTTTAAACTCAGTGAACCCAAGcccatttttttcaatttgaat ATTGCTGCAGCAAAGCCAACTCCACCGAAAAGCCAAGTAACGTTAACAAAGGAGTTTCCTGTGTCATCCGGATCGCAACATCGGAAAAAGGAAGCGGATAGTGTTTATGGAGAGTGGGTTCCAGTAGAGAAAAATGgtgaagaaagcaaagatgaTGATAATGTTTTCAGCAGCAGCTTGCCCTCAGAG GGCCGGGTTAAACGGCAGGGCCGGGTTAAACGACAGATGAAACAACCCGCAGCTTCTCATTTGACAGTAACTCGATGCAATTCACTTTGTGGAACGAAACCACAAAGTGAAAAGCATCGAATTGCAGAGAAAAGTGTTATCACATCCCTACCCAACATTGGGCCCTCCATGCACTTGTGGGAAGGTAGCCCAAGGTACAACTATTTAGCTTCCCGTTTTGCTTCAAGGCTCTATAGCTCTAGATTTTGGTGGTAG